A single Bacillus sp. (in: firmicutes) DNA region contains:
- a CDS encoding uracil-DNA glycosylase, which yields MPDFCASLWPEESTPENLKDCSECGLDKHGSRMIWGEGNPEAPIMILLDNPGAREDRENKPFICGTRQTLQQATHQVGLKVDDIYVTYVLKRKPTQAYNKEQARQICMNHLKQQLQSKKPRFIVCLGNIAVQSFFQNPEIDVKSLRGKIHDINGYRTTVAYHPLALRRRPNLWPFFLEDWKLVAEHYFKQ from the coding sequence TTGCCTGATTTTTGCGCTTCATTATGGCCTGAAGAATCAACACCAGAAAATCTAAAAGATTGTAGCGAATGTGGTCTTGACAAGCATGGTTCAAGAATGATTTGGGGTGAAGGCAATCCAGAAGCACCAATCATGATTCTATTAGACAATCCGGGTGCCCGTGAAGATCGTGAAAACAAACCCTTTATCTGCGGAACAAGACAAACGTTACAACAAGCAACCCATCAGGTTGGATTAAAAGTCGATGACATATACGTAACCTATGTTTTAAAAAGAAAGCCCACACAAGCATATAACAAAGAACAAGCTAGGCAAATCTGTATGAATCACCTTAAACAACAACTACAGTCAAAAAAACCGCGCTTCATTGTCTGCCTTGGAAATATTGCGGTCCAATCTTTCTTTCAGAATCCAGAGATTGATGTTAAATCATTACGAGGCAAAATTCATGATATCAATGGGTACCGAACAACTGTAGCGTATCACCCTCTAGCCTTAAGACGACGTCCTAACCTTTGGCCGTTTTTTTTGGAGGATTGGAAACTAGTAGCAGAGCATTATTTTAAACAATGA
- a CDS encoding sulfite oxidase codes for MPFLTTKKLNPENQESPIHFLYKWLTPTKYFYRRNHFSYPVLTEKNFWLQVAGQVFQPRVFRYDELLSMPRKSLVIPLECAGNKRANFIPKVYGEQWEDGAISQGKWTGVPLKYILQIVGISSHAKEVVFEGADFGKKLGIDGSIPFERSLPIEKALHTDTIIAFQYNDKPLTLKHGFPLRLIVPNWYGMASVKWLHKITIIQHAFTGPFQTDDYVYYPHKDSDKDSLPVTILNVNSTIQQPINQSILTTGTHTIQGIAWTGWGIITEVQISFDKGETWHNAALNCLPHEDYSWIYWSYQWQIEKKGEYSIYSRAKDSEGRIQPLFSFWNRKGYGYNAVSKVNVKIEEEPSPHCH; via the coding sequence ATGCCTTTTTTAACTACGAAAAAATTAAATCCAGAAAACCAAGAATCCCCCATTCACTTTCTTTACAAATGGCTGACCCCGACTAAATATTTTTACCGTAGAAACCACTTCTCGTATCCTGTTTTAACCGAAAAAAATTTTTGGTTACAAGTTGCCGGGCAAGTGTTTCAGCCTCGTGTTTTTCGTTATGATGAATTATTATCAATGCCTAGAAAATCACTAGTTATTCCACTTGAATGTGCGGGTAATAAAAGGGCAAATTTTATTCCAAAAGTGTATGGTGAACAATGGGAAGATGGGGCGATAAGCCAAGGGAAATGGACTGGGGTTCCATTGAAATACATCCTACAAATAGTGGGAATATCTAGTCATGCTAAAGAAGTTGTTTTTGAAGGCGCTGATTTTGGCAAGAAACTAGGTATCGATGGAAGCATTCCTTTTGAAAGAAGTCTTCCAATCGAGAAAGCGCTGCACACCGATACAATCATCGCTTTTCAATATAACGATAAGCCTTTAACGTTAAAGCACGGTTTTCCGCTCAGATTAATTGTGCCTAATTGGTATGGGATGGCTTCCGTTAAATGGCTTCATAAAATAACAATCATTCAGCACGCATTTACAGGCCCTTTCCAAACTGATGATTATGTTTATTATCCACATAAAGATAGTGACAAAGATTCATTACCCGTCACAATTCTGAACGTTAACTCCACCATCCAGCAACCAATAAATCAATCGATATTAACCACAGGGACTCATACCATTCAAGGAATTGCTTGGACAGGGTGGGGAATCATTACGGAAGTACAAATAAGCTTTGACAAAGGTGAAACTTGGCACAATGCGGCTCTAAATTGCTTGCCGCATGAGGATTATTCCTGGATTTATTGGTCATATCAATGGCAGATTGAAAAAAAGGGGGAATATTCCATTTATTCAAGAGCGAAGGATTCAGAAGGGCGCATTCAACCGCTATTTTCCTTTTGGAATAGAAAAGGATACGGATATAATGCAGTATCAAAAGTGAATGTGAAAATTGAAGAAGAACCGTCCCCGCATTGCCATTAA
- a CDS encoding STAS domain-containing protein, translating into MKQEFFVQPDHITVKLKNELYIDDASSLRDQLLTYTDKGYNNFLLDLKELTYIDSAGLGVIIGIHKRAFNNGGKVVIEGIQGPVKEIFELTRLTKVFEIH; encoded by the coding sequence ATGAAACAAGAATTTTTTGTCCAGCCAGACCACATTACAGTAAAATTGAAAAATGAGCTTTATATTGATGATGCTTCGTCACTAAGGGATCAACTGCTTACCTATACAGATAAAGGTTATAATAATTTCCTGCTAGATTTAAAAGAATTAACCTATATTGATAGTGCTGGACTTGGCGTCATTATCGGAATCCACAAAAGAGCATTTAATAATGGTGGAAAAGTTGTAATTGAAGGTATTCAAGGCCCTGTCAAAGAAATATTTGAGTTGACACGACTAACAAAGGTATTTGAGATTCATTAA
- a CDS encoding EAL domain-containing protein — MKTTLVDMRKNLLVDVFDNINYAMTVTDSQNKILFINSAFTQLTGYQEDEVIGKNPKILSSGMHGNDFYTEMWQNLKKNGLWRGEIWNKRKNGEFFLEEITINVIKDATGRVKNYVSFFIDITEKKKLEEMLQFQALHDALTKLPNRTFFYKQLKETIQSATDSDKICAVVFLDLDRFKDINDTLGHTIGDDLLKAAAKRLTEILGSKGIVTRYGGDEFAIILHDLQHKSDSIDLVNQVIENFSKPFFINEHELFVTASIGISFYPDDGDNLESLVKYADLAMYNAKQEGKNTFKFYQKDFMKKSLERLMLTNDLRKAIKNNEFSLYYQPQFSCKTGELNGLEALIRWNHPKKGLIPPNSFIPLAEETGMIIQIDQWVLSQACQQIKKWQEKGYKQTKVSVNLSMQLFQHKDLFAMIKAILAETKIDPSLLEIELTERVLMDDPDAALANIKKLKSIGIQISMDDFGVHYSSLSYLKLLSLNRLKIDKSFIDDLSTDKDDQSIVKAMIQLAHNLDLAVVAEGVETKDQYKFLKSHRCDEVQGFYFDQPLPVSKILKYIS; from the coding sequence ATGAAAACAACTTTGGTAGATATGAGAAAGAATTTATTAGTCGATGTATTTGACAATATAAATTATGCAATGACAGTAACGGATTCACAAAATAAAATACTATTTATCAATTCGGCGTTTACTCAATTAACTGGTTATCAGGAAGATGAAGTAATCGGGAAAAATCCTAAAATACTTAGCTCAGGTATGCATGGAAACGATTTTTACACGGAAATGTGGCAAAACCTGAAGAAAAATGGATTATGGAGAGGTGAAATTTGGAATAAACGAAAGAATGGCGAGTTTTTCCTAGAAGAAATTACGATTAATGTAATAAAAGATGCTACTGGCAGAGTAAAAAATTATGTGTCCTTTTTCATTGATATTACTGAAAAGAAGAAACTGGAGGAAATGCTACAGTTTCAAGCGCTTCATGACGCTTTAACAAAGCTACCTAATCGGACATTTTTTTATAAGCAATTGAAAGAAACGATTCAAAGTGCTACTGATTCAGACAAAATATGTGCCGTTGTTTTTCTTGATTTAGACCGTTTCAAAGATATCAATGATACATTAGGGCATACTATCGGTGATGATTTGCTAAAAGCAGCAGCAAAAAGATTAACAGAAATTCTCGGATCTAAAGGAATCGTTACTCGCTATGGTGGCGATGAATTTGCAATCATCCTACATGACCTGCAGCATAAATCGGATAGTATCGATTTAGTTAATCAGGTTATTGAAAACTTCTCAAAACCATTTTTCATCAATGAACATGAATTATTTGTAACAGCCAGCATCGGAATTAGCTTTTACCCAGATGATGGCGATAACTTGGAAAGCCTTGTTAAATATGCTGATTTGGCGATGTATAATGCTAAACAAGAGGGAAAGAATACATTTAAATTTTACCAAAAAGATTTTATGAAAAAATCGCTTGAAAGGCTTATGCTTACAAATGATTTGCGGAAGGCAATCAAAAACAATGAATTTTCATTGTATTATCAGCCACAATTTTCATGTAAAACTGGGGAGCTAAATGGATTGGAGGCCTTGATTAGATGGAATCATCCAAAAAAAGGGCTCATTCCTCCTAATTCTTTTATTCCGTTAGCGGAAGAAACAGGAATGATTATTCAAATTGATCAATGGGTTTTATCCCAAGCTTGCCAACAAATTAAAAAATGGCAAGAGAAAGGCTATAAACAAACAAAGGTTTCCGTAAACCTTTCGATGCAACTGTTTCAGCATAAAGATTTGTTTGCGATGATTAAAGCAATCTTAGCAGAAACTAAGATTGATCCTTCCCTATTGGAAATTGAACTAACGGAAAGAGTACTGATGGATGATCCAGACGCAGCGTTAGCGAATATTAAAAAGCTAAAATCAATTGGAATTCAAATTTCAATGGATGATTTTGGGGTACATTATTCTTCTTTAAGTTATTTAAAACTATTATCTTTGAATCGCCTAAAAATCGACAAATCCTTTATCGATGATCTATCAACGGATAAAGATGATCAGTCTATTGTCAAAGCGATGATTCAACTGGCACATAATTTAGATTTAGCCGTTGTCGCTGAAGGCGTTGAAACGAAGGACCAATATAAATTTTTAAAGTCACACCGTTGTGACGAAGTTCAAGGCTTTTATTTTGACCAACCTTTGCCTGTTTCAAAGATACTGAAATATATTTCATAG
- a CDS encoding S-layer homology domain-containing protein produces the protein MTLLYDKLKYDKQNYTISIVWFNEATKEWGELDNVIIDEESGKVSGEVNHFTKFAVIVTKKAESPTQEQKEATQPSSASFTDTKGHWVEKEIQAFVSKGIIKGFPDGTFNPKGNATRAEAVAMITRLIK, from the coding sequence ATGACCCTACTTTATGACAAATTAAAATATGATAAACAAAACTATACGATCAGTATAGTGTGGTTTAATGAAGCAACGAAGGAATGGGGCGAACTAGATAATGTAATTATAGATGAAGAATCTGGTAAAGTTAGTGGTGAAGTCAATCACTTTACAAAATTTGCCGTTATAGTAACTAAAAAAGCCGAATCACCAACACAAGAGCAAAAAGAAGCTACTCAGCCGTCATCAGCATCTTTCACTGATACTAAAGGACATTGGGTAGAGAAAGAAATTCAAGCTTTTGTTTCTAAAGGTATAATCAAAGGCTTCCCAGACGGAACCTTCAACCCAAAAGGCAATGCAACACGTGCAGAAGCGGTAGCGATGATTACTAGATTAATAAAATAA
- a CDS encoding LysR family transcriptional regulator yields the protein MELRHIRYFLVLAEELNFTRAAERLHIAQPPLSRQIQELEDEIGSRLFYRTKRRVELTNAGKVFLKRAYQILDQVEQACISTRLSSTGQEGEFRIGFSGIVHDIIPTLQKYRERYPQVGIILQQMSSTAQIEALNEKRIDIGLVTTPFKSNIIEAQPFKKVRFMVALPERHPLASKETIYIHDLVNETFIITPKSVGPLYYEMFMSVFQNANFMPKITIQAHDLHTVIALVSGGMGVSLAPLLDIPVSGIIKRNVEDINLAIPTSLVWRKDIRSELLDTFLTFLSEFHDHKIDVTHS from the coding sequence ATGGAACTAAGGCATATCCGATATTTTTTAGTTCTTGCAGAGGAACTAAATTTTACTCGGGCAGCGGAAAGGTTACACATCGCCCAACCGCCGCTTAGCAGGCAAATTCAAGAATTAGAAGATGAAATTGGGTCTCGATTGTTCTATAGAACAAAGCGGCGTGTTGAGTTGACAAATGCAGGAAAAGTTTTTCTGAAAAGAGCCTATCAAATTCTTGATCAAGTTGAACAAGCGTGTATCAGTACGCGCTTATCCTCTACCGGGCAAGAAGGGGAATTTCGGATTGGATTTAGTGGAATAGTCCATGATATTATTCCAACCCTTCAAAAATACCGTGAGCGATACCCTCAAGTTGGAATCATATTGCAACAAATGAGTTCGACTGCACAAATTGAAGCTTTAAATGAAAAGAGAATTGATATCGGTTTAGTAACTACTCCATTCAAAAGTAATATCATTGAAGCACAACCATTTAAAAAGGTGCGTTTTATGGTCGCTTTACCAGAAAGGCACCCCCTTGCTTCGAAAGAAACCATTTATATCCATGATTTGGTGAACGAAACCTTTATTATAACACCTAAGTCAGTAGGACCATTGTATTATGAAATGTTTATGAGCGTATTCCAAAACGCCAATTTCATGCCGAAGATCACGATTCAAGCCCATGATCTTCATACGGTTATAGCGTTGGTCTCAGGTGGTATGGGAGTATCATTGGCACCTTTACTTGATATTCCAGTAAGTGGGATAATAAAACGAAATGTAGAAGATATTAATCTTGCCATCCCCACATCACTTGTATGGCGAAAAGATATTCGCTCTGAACTCCTAGATACATTTCTTACATTCTTGTCCGAATTTCATGATCATAAAATTGATGTAACTCATAGTTAG
- a CDS encoding S-layer homology domain-containing protein: MKNVNTEGMKQAKLQRWKRTCLSFFLALSMVLPSIGMVEATGETTNLSKSEQQTTGEKTLFIASDIKGHWAEEVMQDFVQKGYAKGFPDGTMKPNQTISRAEFIALVNHVYNYQEKAPISYRDVPANAWFYQEIAKAAKAGYISGFEDGTMHPTNAVTRQEAATIVARLQNLTENPDGTNKLADRQAIPSWSKGVIGAVIQAGYMKGMPDGTFQPAKPMTRAEAMTILHNVMKTFDETKAKDLTKQATTYDKAGTYGGATASEKETVQGDVIINAAGVNLQNLVVEGNLIIDKAVGEGEVSLKNVTVKGELFVNGGGKNSVYLIDSTIETIAVNKQQGDAVRIVVRGKTTINNLEIETTTIVVIEGGVIQSITIRATAPNTVIDAKNSAEIGELLIQAISKVLGGIAIKHVTINVNGVTIEGNPQKVTLANGNSVMINGQLQTSSTAANIGGGSGDSSGSGPTDTTAQDTIDVATAKAALQIGFTSGDTISFVTSDLILDDSGVNGTTISWASDKPRIIAANGTVTRPSFTLGNQDVTLTATITKGSIRDMKEFKITVIKLAETQDDRDVADAKSKLEIIFTSGDSITLVTSNLSLPTTGEHGTTITWESDKSYVQPMNGNVTRPYYTLGNQPVTLTATITKGNVYDTKTITITVREREQSTEARDNGFADGKGTVTEPYIITNADHLNNIRNHSDKYFMLAANVDMNQSPYNSGLGWEPIQVFEGSLNGKGYKISNLMINRPNDSWPIGLFKMNKGKISNVILDNVNVTGNRVVGGFVGENLGGGSIYNIDLTGTVAGEELVGGFVGQNEGEVAHVTVNGTVTASINVGGFAGVNMGTISNSRAMGTVKGENSIAGFAGFNGQSGKLLGNYTTAMVSGTDSVVGFVLFNQGTVMNNYATGNITGTNFVAGFVVTNNGTITNNYTTGNVTGKMFVVGFVGANDGTITNNYASGVVTAEGLTDGFIDQNNGGTISSNYFNSKNAIQQPITGVTGVSLADMTQKATFNNWDFTTVWDITNNKNHPYPYLRNNPDYRLR; encoded by the coding sequence ATGAAAAACGTAAATACAGAGGGAATGAAACAAGCAAAGCTTCAACGATGGAAGCGAACATGTCTATCATTTTTCCTAGCTTTAAGCATGGTTTTACCATCTATTGGTATGGTCGAAGCTACAGGTGAAACAACCAATCTATCAAAGTCAGAGCAACAGACAACAGGGGAAAAAACTCTATTCATCGCATCAGACATCAAAGGCCATTGGGCTGAAGAGGTGATGCAAGATTTTGTCCAAAAAGGCTATGCCAAAGGCTTTCCTGATGGCACAATGAAACCGAACCAAACGATTTCACGAGCGGAATTCATCGCCCTTGTAAATCACGTCTATAACTATCAGGAAAAAGCACCAATCAGCTATCGTGATGTTCCTGCTAATGCTTGGTTTTATCAAGAGATAGCGAAGGCTGCGAAAGCAGGCTATATTTCAGGTTTCGAAGATGGAACCATGCATCCGACGAATGCGGTCACACGTCAAGAAGCAGCCACAATCGTTGCCCGTTTGCAAAATTTAACGGAAAATCCGGATGGAACAAACAAACTTGCTGATAGACAAGCCATACCAAGTTGGAGCAAAGGTGTGATTGGGGCAGTCATTCAAGCAGGCTATATGAAAGGAATGCCGGATGGGACATTTCAACCAGCAAAGCCAATGACACGAGCAGAAGCGATGACGATCCTTCATAATGTAATGAAAACATTTGACGAAACTAAAGCAAAGGACCTAACTAAGCAAGCAACAACCTATGACAAAGCGGGCACATATGGCGGGGCAACCGCATCAGAAAAAGAAACAGTACAGGGTGATGTTATAATCAATGCTGCTGGTGTGAATCTGCAAAACCTTGTAGTTGAGGGAAATCTTATAATTGATAAAGCGGTTGGCGAAGGTGAAGTTTCTCTAAAAAATGTAACGGTCAAAGGGGAACTGTTTGTCAATGGTGGTGGGAAAAATAGCGTCTATTTAATTGATTCGACCATTGAAACAATCGCTGTTAACAAGCAACAAGGTGACGCTGTTCGAATTGTTGTTCGTGGCAAGACAACGATTAATAATCTGGAAATAGAAACAACAACGATAGTAGTCATCGAAGGTGGCGTGATACAATCGATTACAATCAGGGCAACCGCTCCGAATACAGTCATTGATGCAAAAAATAGCGCTGAAATTGGTGAACTTCTCATTCAAGCTATCTCTAAGGTGTTAGGTGGAATCGCAATTAAACATGTGACTATTAACGTCAATGGAGTGACAATTGAAGGAAATCCACAAAAAGTCACACTAGCAAATGGAAATAGTGTCATGATTAACGGCCAACTTCAAACGAGCAGTACGGCCGCTAATATCGGGGGCGGTTCAGGTGACTCAAGTGGAAGTGGGCCAACTGACACAACAGCACAGGATACAATCGATGTTGCAACTGCTAAAGCAGCGCTGCAAATCGGCTTCACATCAGGTGACACAATTTCATTTGTAACAAGCGATTTAATCCTAGATGATTCAGGAGTGAATGGAACGACGATTTCATGGGCATCTGATAAACCAAGAATCATTGCAGCAAACGGTACCGTCACAAGACCAAGCTTTACATTAGGTAATCAAGATGTAACCTTAACAGCTACGATTACAAAAGGAAGCATTCGTGATATGAAGGAATTTAAGATTACAGTGATAAAACTCGCAGAAACACAAGATGACCGTGATGTGGCAGATGCCAAGTCTAAATTAGAAATTATCTTTACATCCGGTGATTCAATCACTCTTGTTACAAGTAATCTTTCCCTCCCTACAACAGGAGAGCATGGAACAACGATTACATGGGAATCAGACAAATCCTATGTCCAACCAATGAACGGGAATGTGACAAGACCTTATTACACATTAGGCAATCAACCTGTAACCTTAACAGCAACGATAACAAAAGGAAATGTATATGATACTAAAACGATAACCATCACAGTTCGTGAACGTGAGCAATCAACAGAAGCAAGGGATAATGGATTTGCCGATGGAAAAGGTACAGTTACGGAGCCCTATATCATCACAAATGCCGACCATCTTAACAATATTAGAAACCATTCTGACAAGTATTTTATGCTGGCTGCAAACGTGGATATGAATCAATCTCCATATAACAGTGGTCTTGGTTGGGAACCAATTCAGGTATTTGAGGGGTCATTGAACGGAAAAGGGTATAAAATTTCAAATCTAATGATAAACAGACCCAATGATTCCTGGCCGATTGGTCTATTTAAAATGAATAAGGGTAAAATCTCCAATGTAATTTTGGATAATGTCAATGTTACAGGTAACAGGGTCGTTGGTGGCTTCGTTGGTGAAAATCTTGGAGGCGGCTCGATATATAATATTGACCTTACTGGAACTGTGGCTGGTGAAGAGCTGGTTGGCGGTTTCGTAGGACAAAATGAAGGGGAGGTAGCACATGTTACTGTTAATGGAACCGTTACGGCTAGTATAAATGTTGGCGGTTTCGCAGGAGTTAATATGGGTACAATCTCAAATAGTCGTGCGATGGGAACAGTGAAGGGAGAAAATAGCATAGCAGGTTTCGCCGGATTCAATGGACAATCAGGCAAACTATTGGGAAACTATACAACAGCAATGGTTTCAGGTACAGATAGTGTCGTAGGATTTGTTCTATTTAATCAGGGAACCGTGATGAATAATTATGCCACGGGTAATATTACAGGTACAAATTTCGTCGCAGGCTTTGTTGTAACTAATAATGGAACAATAACGAACAACTATACAACCGGTAATGTGACAGGAAAAATGTTTGTTGTTGGGTTTGTTGGAGCTAATGATGGAACAATAACGAACAACTATGCCAGTGGAGTGGTTACTGCTGAGGGATTAACGGATGGTTTTATTGATCAAAATAATGGTGGAACAATATCCAGTAATTATTTCAATAGTAAGAACGCTATACAACAGCCAATAACTGGCGTTACAGGAGTTTCTCTTGCGGATATGACGCAAAAAGCAACATTTAATAATTGGGATTTCACAACTGTATGGGATATAACTAATAATAAAAATCATCCATACCCATACTTGCGAAACAATCCTGACTATCGATTAAGGTAA